The genomic region TGGACTGCAGGTTCATAATTTTGCTCATTGCTGATCAACGATGGCGTGACCAACAGGGCTCCATTCTGGTATTCAACTGACAAGCCCTCATGATGTAGAAAGAAGGTAATGATCTCAGGTCTCAGCATCGCCGCGAAGGTTCCGTCATCCTCAGATGAGATATCGTACATATCTACAAGAGATTGAGGAAATGAAGCGCGATGGTCTCCGATCCCGAGCATGTCTCCAACCTCTTTTGTGAAGGTTTTAGGTTTCAGGATGAATTTTGGGATAGGCAGATCCAGGGATGTCAGTAGAATACCAAAAGTGGTAGGCGAGTAACGGCTCCTAGAGATAGTGAAGACACAAGTGTTCATACCGTTAACGGTCCCCGCGAAGAATTGGGAAAGGTAGGGAGTATTCACCCAAGACGTGAGAGCAGAAAATTTACGCTTGTTGAGCAGCGCATCAAACTCACGCCTGGAGAAATCTGACAGTCCCAGTCCGCAGGTGGCTTGTCCAGAAGGTACTTTTTTCTCGCACCACCAGAAGACACCGGTGACAAGCACCACAACGGCAAGAATTAAAAAAATCAGGCCCACTGTCGCACCGTTACTTTAATTTTTATTTTCTGCATCTACGCGGTGTCAGGTTCACCGGCCTCAAGGCCGCGTGCAACCGGCTGGTTATGCGATTTGATTTTGTGTTGGAGTATTTTGTCGGAACTTCTATGTATTCTCTACTCACTCACAACCAACAATCTCTTAATTGATGGTGATCATTGCATAGCCCTTGTTCTGGTAGCCGATCAACGAGTTTATAACATTCGCGACTAGCTTTACTTCAGGGAACAGCTTCTCCGGATCGGCTTTGAATACCCGCATGGCTAACGCGCAAGCCTCAAATCGGACCCCCAATTTTTTCAAATCTCGGATCAGATCCTTGGCCTCATCGTCTAGAGCTGTATTTGTAAGTAGTCTGACCCCGGGGCCTCGAAAAACTATAATCATCTGGGGCTTGATTCCCTGGGCAACCATCCCTTCATATGTTTCTTTAAATAGATTTAGGTTGAAGTTTAGCTTGTCGAGATCGGGCACCCGCACATCGAAAATTACTTTGGCAGACGTCAATCCTGCCAAGGCCTCCCGATCGTCAGGTTTCTGTACAGCATAAAGAGACCCAGTGCAGGCAAGAACTGCGATAATTACTGCCAACAGCCGTTGAAGGTTCATTATTACCCCTCCTGCAAGAATGATGATCGTACCTAAACGACGCCAAGAAGGTGTAACTGCTGACTATCAATAAATTGTCTTTTAAATAAATCGGTTTTCTCTTGATTATGAACTCAACGAGTGTCGCAAGTTGCTTGACCGAGCCACAAAGCAGCCTCCCGTCGATTCCCATGCTCTCAGAAAGTTCTTTATGACTCACTCTTAGCCTAGCTACCATTGCAAGGAACGAAATATTTGTAACTATTACGATGACCAGTAAGATATCCATTTTCCGCCTTTTCTTCTACTTGCTCAACGGGGGCGGCCTTGACCGGCGGCGTCAGCCGTCCGTGTATAAGGACGTGGCTGGGTTCGTTCATTCGTTTACTCTACTGCCCGCGGAGATTATGGCATCTCTTGCTTTGCAGGCTTTTCAGCTAGTCGCTCATCATAAATAAAGGCAGTAGCATAAACAGTAAAGCTGGCCACAAAAGCACATGTTGCTTCAGCAATTGGATGTGCCCGCAGAACTCTCCATAAAACTACACTCAATCCAAACACTAAATAAATTATACTTTTGGGAAGGGCATCTATTTGTTTTTTACATTTATTCAAAACGGTGGCGAGCGGTACAAATATGAAGGCTGCATAGGCAAGCGCTATGATAACGCCTTGAAGTGGCATTCTATTTAATGCATTCGCCGCGACACCAATCGTTGTCAAATATGCTGCAATTTTTATCTGTTTTACTTCCTTTGTTGTCATATTCCCTTCTTCTGCCCAACGCAAGGCTGACCGGCTTATTTGGGCCGGTCCAGCCGTGAGTTGGGAAATACCACGATTGACTTATCTGGAGACGCCTTCTGTCTGACGAAACGAAACAATCAATCCCCAGATGATGGCTGCGGTCATTACGATCCCACCGGTTATAAAGAAGAAACGACCGATGGCGTGATCCCAAGAAAGGATTCCCAGCTTTCCCAGCATGACCTCCCAGTCGTGGTAATCTTCCACCTCACTCCCGGTCACACCACCAAGGAGCGGGAGCTGCCCAGTACGGGCGTCATCTGCATAGGGAGCCACATCAGCCGTGCTCTCTCCGAACCACCAGATTCCGACGGCTGCGGCGTAGCGGTCGCGACGCATGAGAAAGGAGAACGCCACTACTGCCGGCACCAGAAGCTGCATGATCGTCCCGCCGGCAACTTGGACAAAACGGCCGAAAGGTGAAAAAAGGACATGCCCTGCCTCATGAAATGGGAGATTGACAAGGTGAAGGAAAATTTCCCCAACGTAATTGGACGCGATGGTATGGGTCAGGATACGGAAGCTGTAGAACGACAGGATCACGAGGAATATCACGCGTACAACGACAACGGCCGAGGCAACCGGCTCGCAGGCAACAGTAGGCGGGCCAGGCACGGGCTCGGCATCCTCATACTCCGAAGACGGCATACCCGGCCGTGGCCGTACCTTGGCGAAAATCACTCCGCAGTGGGGGCAGCAGTTATCGTCGGTACGTGGTGCGGCGCACTTGGGGCAAACGGGCGGGGGTGAAGACATCTATCTGCCCTCCTGGCTGATAATACCGCTTCGTTGCGCCCTGAACGCCAGAAAGATAATTCCAGGTTCTGTTCTCTGGTCATTCGTCATATTTTTCTATTTTCCTTACACAACGGCTTGCGCCCTTGACCCGCCGGGGCGTTTCACAGCCCCGGTCGGTGTCCAAGGGCCTGTTAGGCATCCGTCCACATTCTCTTCTTTGCGAGACGGCTCCCAAACTCTGCAAACATGAATGCCGTAAGCACAAACGCAATGACTTGTCCTGTCATTACTACTGTGGTGAAAGCTGTTATATTCGGTTGTTGAAAGAAGGCATAAACCGGGAGGCATTCTGTCAACAGCACAAAAAAAGAGGCAATAATTTTGGGTTGTTTCGGTTCTAAAAATCCAGCCGGTAGAACTGTAATGATTGCTGTGAAAGCTGCGGTGATTAAGTTGAAAAGAGCGAATATGACTGCCAGTGCAGTTTTCGACTTGGCCGAGAAAGCGTTGATTGTCGGGAATGCTCCGTTCGACGTCAAAAATGCCTGTACTTCCGTATAGACTAAAGGTGAAGCTAGGAGGATGCAGGCGATCAGGCCCCATTTCATGATTTTTCTCGCCATGTTTTTTCCTCATCTTTTTTTGTCTAACGGGGCCGGCCTTGACCGGCGGCGTCAGCCGTCCGCGCCCAAGGCCGTTTTGTTGGAACCTGCCTTCGTCACGCGCTGATTGGTGCCTATCCCCCCCGCGCTCTCCGTCCCCCCGGAAGTCCCCACTTAGATTTTATATTCGAGCTTCAGAAAACGGCTGCAATAACTGCCATCGCGAGCGCCAACGGTATCGACATTAGACATACTTTTGGGGGAAGGAGGTTATACATCAAGGCGGTCAACAAAAGCGCTATCAACAAAGTCCCGAGGTTCCCTATCACAAACACTGCTCCGCCGCCCGGCGCGCTCATGAAATGCTTGATGAGGAAGCTTATTAGAAGATAGTTGCTGAGAAATAAGCCTTTTCCTATTACTCGCTTTCTCTTCTTCTCATCGAGTTCTGTGCTTTTTATGATGGTTTCGATTCCCATTATTCCTTTAATTCGATATTTCTCTTATGCAGACCAACGGGCCGGGACTTGACCCGCACCGGGGCGCTTCTCAGCCCCGGTCGGCGTCTAAGGCCCTGGTTAGGCATCTTCCCACCAGTCTTTTTGCTGCAAATCTCTGTTGCACTTAGGGCATCTTCTGAGAAGAAGCGTGTCAGTAAAATATAGCTCAAAATCAAGCAACATTGTCCATATTGCAAGCAGCCATAGTCCGGGTCTGCACCCGCACCTGCATCTGATTATAAACACTTGAGTTATCAAGATTGCCGGGATGATTGCCATCGTTAGATATGCTTTTTGAAGGTTTGCCGTCGTGATAAAATAGACGATGGCAACAAGGTCAACGACTATAAACACTGAAAGTATTCGATAGAGTATTAATCTCATTTTTTTCTGCCTAACATTGTTATTGACCGGTTAGAAAAGTTACCTATGTAGGGCACCGGTTCCCTATATAGGCAACTTGTTACCTATATAGGCGACTGCAGCCGGTTCCTTATATCGGGAACTTTCGTATTAGAAGCAGTGACACGCCCCTCCAATTTGATGGGCCGGGGATTTTGTTGACTGCCTTCTTTTCAGGGCCCATCCCCGCTAGACTTGAAATTCAGGGATATCTTGCCCTTGGCAGGCGCAGAATAACATGCAATGTTAATGAAAAACAATAATAAAGTACTCCTGCAGCTACCATTGGAATGCGACCCCAGAGATGCAGGGGTTGGAGATGCACAACCCGACCGGATCAGGGAACTGGCGCCCTTTCACAGCGTCACCACAAAGGCGGTGGTGGAACGGTACCTGGAAAGGTTGTCGGAAGAAGGCGTCCGGCTGACGGCCGGACAGACAGCCGAGGTTTTTAACGAGCTGACAGGGAGCCGGGGCGCTACCCTATCCATGGGAGCCCTGGGGACAGCTAAGACTTCTCTCCAGAAGTAATCGAGCGCTTCACCAGGAGGTGCTGGTCCATGATGGGCGGGAGCATCTCTCCATCAACCTCGCCTAAATCGGGAAAGCGGCCCGGAAACTTTCCCTTGCCACCGGAAGACCCGCCTGCACCCTCTTCAATTTTAGAAAGCGTGAATCCGGCTTCCAAATTTGCCCTACAGAGGCAAAACGGGGAGGTGGCAATGGTAACGGTCAAGGGTGAAAAAAATCTCATCCCGAATCGAGAAGTGGAGTTCCGGGTGTATGAGACCTGGTTCCTGGGAGTCCGACAGGCGGAGCGTCTTTTTTAGCGTCGTGGATGAACCGAAGCAGCGAGGCTTGCAGGTGGAGCTCCATCTTATTGCGGGGGTAAGCAGGTGCAGGGGATCCAGGCGGGGGATCTGCTCAGGTAGGTGCAGGAACTTGAAGCGGCAGGAGGTCACCATCCACAAGAGTCGGGGAGGGCACCGTTGAGCATTTAATTTAGATATGCGCCGGTGCGTCCCGTGAAGGTGCCCGAAGAAGATCTCGCGCGGTCCAGGAATACGAGCTGCCCAGTTACAGCGCGCACAACGTCGTAGCAACTCGGCACCCGATTCGTGACCCGAGTCTTCATCAACTCCATCGGTGGTCTGACCCGTTCAGTGAAAATGGCCTGCGGGAAAAGTTCCATCCTCAGCAAATTTGGGCGAACGAGACCACGATGTCTAGTGCAGCATTTACGAGAAAATAAACCTGCGACCCGTACGCGAGTTGGACCTGAAAATCGAAAATCTGCAGCGGGTCATGTTGCAGCCCGAGGCGGGTGTGCGGAAGACGACGAGCCTGGAGCATGTGGTTCCCATGCTGCGGGTTCCGAGTCACAAGTTGCCGGCACCGGTCCGAGAGATCCCTTCACTGCAAAAGATGGTGGGTCGGCAGCTGGAGCTTTCCCTTCCCGAGGGGCTCGGGATGGACATGGAAAAGTAAGGTCGGCGCCAGCGCTGGCGGTGTGCAGGAAGGGGGCTTTTCGGGTTTGGCTCCTGTCGAGGCGGGCCTCGCTTGGCTCGGCTGATTTTCCTTTCACACCCCACGCAGCCCTGTGGGCTACACCGAGCCTTTGCTATTGATAAAGTTCTATGATTTCGCGTCGGACGGCGTATGGCACCTGTAATACCGAATAGGCTCAAGTACCCGTTTATTCATGCGTATACCGGTAATACCGCCGTATTCCGCTGTCCGACGCTTATAAATATGTCCTGCATGGCCGAAAACAAGCACCGGCTTCCCACCGGAGATCTGCAGAACACGATAGAAACGAGGCGCGCAAACTTGGCGACGTCGGAGGTGAAACCGTGATGTCGGCCTGGCCTCCATCATCAAAATCTTCCGAAATCTCCTCACGGATCAGGAGAGAAAAATCAGCTTTACTCGAACTATGGACCGAGGTTTCCCAACTCCAGGAGCGCCACGATCTGCTCGCCCATGGTGTCGAGGCCGGCGCAGGATCAGGAGAAAAAACGCCGTGCCGAGTTTTAGGAACAGGTGGAAAAAGTCTCGGCCTGGACTCGGCAGGCGCAGGACCAAACCGAGCAATCCTGCCGGTGGCTCAACGACTTCATTACGAGAAAACTGCCGACTGAGTTGGTGAAGGTGTTTGAGGAAATGTCGCAAAAAGAAATTGCCGCACCTTGCGTCACCTCCACGAGAGCGTGAGCCAAACCGTTAAGGCCGGACCGAGTGCGCCGGCAAATTTCTCCAGTCTGAAACCAAAAGAATCAGGTCTACTTCCGTCGCTGCGGTGCTGCCGGTGCGACGGAATTTTCAGCGAGGTTCAGGGGGAAAAGGATACGTGGAGGATACGTGGGTGAAAAAGAGGTACGGCCGGAAAAGGCAGATTCTTGCTCCCGAATGAACTGCCGTCTCAGTTGGTGGAGGCGTAAGGGGAGGAGTTCCGAAAAGAATCTGTCTGCACCTTGAGCTTCTCCCGTAGCAGCCTGAGCCAACGGTAAGATGCGCTTTGGGAACAAAACAGCGGAATTTAGAGCGCTTGCAGCTTGCGCAGCCGGAACTCCGCAGAAGTGACGCGAACGGAATTATTTTTCACTAAGATTCAGGGTGAGAAAAAAGGATACGTGGGAGGATACGTGGACAAAAAGGGGTTACGGCCGAAAACCGTAACCCCTTGATTTGATTGGCTCCCCATCGCGGACTCGAACCACGGACATGGTGATTAACAGTCACCCGCTCTACCGACTGAGCTAATGGGGAATATTCGGTTGCACGAGTTGTTAACCTCGTGTTTCCCCGCGCTGGGAGCGCCTCTGGCACCCTGTCCCGCGAAGAGATTACGTGTATAACATAGCACTTTTGGTGTGTCAACAGGAATTCTGCATCGACGCATTGCTCAGCAGAAATTTTTTCCCATCCTCCCTCCGATCCTGGCGCAAGGTTTTGATGTCGCTCTCCTTACGCGTTTTACGGCGATGCTGGTATCCATCAACTGCGGCTGGCGCTGAAGCCCTGCCGCCGTAATGACTCAGAACACAACTCAATTTTCTTGCGCACGGTGCAAAGGGTGGTAGCCTTTCCCATGTGTTTTTTGCTGAGGTCATATCATACAGGGGGGGCGCAAAAAATGTTTAAAGAATTCAAACAATTCGCACTCAAGGGTAACGTGCTGGACCTGGCCATAGCTGTCGTTTTGGGCGCCGCGTTCGGCAAGATCGTCAGCTCCTTCGTCTCGGACATCCTCACCCCGCCCATCGGCAAACTCCTCGGTAACATCGACTTCTCCTCTTTGTTCTTGAATCTCTCCAGCACACCGGTCCGCTCTGTCGCCGAGGCAAAGGCCCTGGGGGCGCCGGTCATAGCCTACGGCCTCTTCCTGAACGCGGTCTTTGACTTCATCATCATTGCCTTCGCACTGTTCCTGCTGGTGCGTCAGGTAAACAGGCTGCTTCCGGCTCCGACACCTCCGGCTAGTACCAAAGAATGTCCACACTGCTGCACCATGATACCTGTCAACGCGTCCCGTTGTCCGAATTGCACTTCAGCCCAGTAGAAATCAACTACGATAGGAGGTGTGAGATGAAAATCTACCTGCAGCTTGTTCTAGTACCGGTGTTGCTTTTGAGCATGTTTGCCCAGGTGTACGCAGAGGTAAAGCCGGAGAGTTTCTCTGTTTCTCCCTACGTCGCCGGTTACAGTTTCCTGGGGAGAGACCGGCTGGAGACTGGGCCCGCCGCCGGATTGCGCGGCGGCTACAACTTCACCAGCCATTTCGGTTTGGAGGCGGTGCTGACCTACATCAGCACGGAAGGGAAGGCACATTCCGGGATTGGGGATGTGGATGCCCTCAACTATCACCTGGACATGCTGTATCATTTCATGCCTGAAAACACGCTGGTCCCTTACCTGGCCATGGGCTTCGGCGGACACTGGCGCGACTACGAGAGGGACGGTGAAGTGAACCGCGCCGCCTTCAACTATGGCGGCGGGGTTAAGTATTTCCTGACCGATGCCATGGCGCTCAGGGGCGATGTGCGCCATATCGTGATGAGGGATCATGATGAAACCTTCCACAACCTGGAATACGGCATCGGGGTCGATTTCGTTTTCGGCGGGAGGAAGGCCGCTCCGGCGGTAGCAGCCGCTCCAGTTGCGGCGCCCGTTGCGGCGCCCGTGGTGCAACCGCCGGCCGAGGAAGCCCCCTTGGAGCCGGTGCCGGCTGCAGAGCCTGCTCCGGGGCACTACAAATATTGCGTGACCCTGCAGGGCGAATTCGACATAGACAAGGCTGAGATCAGGCCGGAGTACCGCGACGAGATCGCAACGGTAGGTAACTTCATGAAGCAGTACCCGACCACCACCGCCGTCATCGAAGGGCACACCGATAACGTCGGTAACCCCGAATACAACCTCGATCTCTCCAAGCGCCGCGCCCAAGCAGTCGTCGACTACCTGGCCGACAACTATGGAATCGAGCGCTCGCGCCTGGAGGCCCGCGGCTTCGGGATGTCGCGCCCGATAGCCTCCAACAGCACTGACGAGGGAAGGCAGGCCAACCGTCGCATCGAAGCGATCATCGACTGCGCCTTCGATGTCAAGGAAGTTCAGCCCCCGGACCGGCTCTGCATGACCCTGCTGCTTGAATTCGACAGCGGCAAGGCCGACATCAAGCCTCAGTACCGAAACGAGATGGCCAAGGTTGGGGAGTACATGAATAAATACCCCACTACGACGGCGGTCATCGAAGGGCATACCGACAACGTCGGCGGGGCCGACTACAACATGAAACTGTCGCAGCAGCGGGCAGAGAATGCTGTGCAGTATTTGGTGCAGAATTTCGGCATAGATAAAAGTCGGCTCTCCGCGAAAGGATATGGCTACACTCGGCGCATCGCCTACAACAGCACACCCGAGGGGCGGGCAAAGAACCGCAGGATCAATGCCGTGATCGACTGCGTGATCAAGAAGTAGATAAATCTAGATCAAGATTAAGATCAAGGAGAAACAAAGAAAGGGGAAGCCGGTTTGTGGCTTCCCCTTTCTGTTATAT from Citrifermentans bremense harbors:
- a CDS encoding DsrE family protein, coding for MNLQRLLAVIIAVLACTGSLYAVQKPDDREALAGLTSAKVIFDVRVPDLDKLNFNLNLFKETYEGMVAQGIKPQMIIVFRGPGVRLLTNTALDDEAKDLIRDLKKLGVRFEACALAMRVFKADPEKLFPEVKLVANVINSLIGYQNKGYAMITIN
- a CDS encoding zinc ribbon domain-containing protein; the encoded protein is MSSPPPVCPKCAAPRTDDNCCPHCGVIFAKVRPRPGMPSSEYEDAEPVPGPPTVACEPVASAVVVVRVIFLVILSFYSFRILTHTIASNYVGEIFLHLVNLPFHEAGHVLFSPFGRFVQVAGGTIMQLLVPAVVAFSFLMRRDRYAAAVGIWWFGESTADVAPYADDARTGQLPLLGGVTGSEVEDYHDWEVMLGKLGILSWDHAIGRFFFITGGIVMTAAIIWGLIVSFRQTEGVSR
- the mscL gene encoding large conductance mechanosensitive channel protein MscL, with the protein product MFKEFKQFALKGNVLDLAIAVVLGAAFGKIVSSFVSDILTPPIGKLLGNIDFSSLFLNLSSTPVRSVAEAKALGAPVIAYGLFLNAVFDFIIIAFALFLLVRQVNRLLPAPTPPASTKECPHCCTMIPVNASRCPNCTSAQ
- a CDS encoding OmpA family protein, with protein sequence MKIYLQLVLVPVLLLSMFAQVYAEVKPESFSVSPYVAGYSFLGRDRLETGPAAGLRGGYNFTSHFGLEAVLTYISTEGKAHSGIGDVDALNYHLDMLYHFMPENTLVPYLAMGFGGHWRDYERDGEVNRAAFNYGGGVKYFLTDAMALRGDVRHIVMRDHDETFHNLEYGIGVDFVFGGRKAAPAVAAAPVAAPVAAPVVQPPAEEAPLEPVPAAEPAPGHYKYCVTLQGEFDIDKAEIRPEYRDEIATVGNFMKQYPTTTAVIEGHTDNVGNPEYNLDLSKRRAQAVVDYLADNYGIERSRLEARGFGMSRPIASNSTDEGRQANRRIEAIIDCAFDVKEVQPPDRLCMTLLLEFDSGKADIKPQYRNEMAKVGEYMNKYPTTTAVIEGHTDNVGGADYNMKLSQQRAENAVQYLVQNFGIDKSRLSAKGYGYTRRIAYNSTPEGRAKNRRINAVIDCVIKK